A single region of the Jatrophihabitans sp. GAS493 genome encodes:
- a CDS encoding MFS transporter yields MALQTEPKVRAVTLRSIAPSAFLPALVYEIGNGAIAPVIALTALDVGASAGIAAFMLALLGIGQILGDVPAAALADRVGDRRAMVLAAGVAVLALTACFFANSLAILGPALIVIGASNSTFYLARQSYLTEVVPISLRARAMSTLGGSHRIGLFIGPFIGALAISVGGLRAAYLVAIVAVTSAAVLLMVIPDVDPLPDQPVAVRGAVSSWSMLKTYHHLFATLGIAVLSVGAVRAARQTVLPLWAEHLGLSPEQTSLMFGVASAVDMALFYPSGKVMDRYGRLAIALPSMVILGGAMICIPLTDGFVSLTAVAMVMSFGNGIGSGIMMTLGADVAPADSRTRFLAVWRLFSDSGNAAGPVIVSIVATAATLAVGISTVGGVGLIAAAALARWVPRYSAYATPASTRALRAGAADPGPSQPGGGSDEDRVKHG; encoded by the coding sequence GGCTCTGGTCTACGAGATCGGCAACGGGGCGATCGCCCCGGTCATCGCCCTCACGGCACTCGACGTCGGCGCCTCGGCCGGGATCGCGGCCTTCATGCTGGCGCTACTGGGCATCGGACAGATCCTGGGCGACGTCCCAGCCGCCGCGCTGGCTGACCGCGTCGGCGATCGTCGGGCGATGGTGCTCGCCGCCGGGGTCGCAGTGCTGGCGCTGACCGCCTGCTTCTTCGCCAACTCGCTGGCCATCCTCGGCCCGGCGCTCATCGTTATCGGAGCCTCGAACTCGACCTTCTATCTGGCCCGGCAGTCCTACCTCACTGAGGTCGTCCCCATCTCACTGCGCGCCCGCGCCATGTCCACCCTCGGCGGTTCGCACCGCATCGGCCTGTTCATCGGTCCGTTCATCGGTGCTCTGGCCATCAGCGTCGGCGGTCTGCGGGCGGCCTATCTGGTCGCCATCGTCGCCGTCACCTCGGCCGCGGTGCTGCTGATGGTGATCCCGGACGTCGATCCGCTGCCCGATCAACCCGTCGCCGTGCGGGGTGCGGTCAGCTCCTGGTCGATGCTCAAGACCTACCATCATCTCTTCGCCACGCTGGGCATCGCGGTGCTGTCGGTGGGCGCGGTACGGGCCGCCCGCCAGACCGTGCTGCCGCTCTGGGCCGAACACCTCGGCCTGAGCCCGGAGCAGACGAGTCTGATGTTCGGAGTCGCCAGTGCGGTCGACATGGCGCTCTTCTACCCCTCGGGGAAGGTGATGGATCGCTATGGACGTTTGGCGATCGCGCTCCCGTCGATGGTGATTCTCGGCGGCGCGATGATCTGCATCCCGCTCACCGACGGGTTCGTCTCACTGACCGCGGTGGCTATGGTGATGAGCTTCGGCAACGGGATCGGCTCCGGGATCATGATGACCCTCGGCGCGGACGTCGCCCCGGCCGACAGTCGCACCCGCTTCCTGGCCGTCTGGCGCCTCTTCAGCGATTCCGGCAACGCCGCCGGGCCGGTGATCGTCTCGATCGTGGCGACCGCCGCGACGCTGGCGGTCGGGATCTCCACGGTCGGTGGCGTCGGTCTCATCGCGGCCGCGGCCCTCGCCCGCTGGGTCCCCCGATACTCGGCCTACGCAACTCCGGCCTCGACCCGAGCCCTCCGCGCCGGCGCCGCAGACCCGGGCCCGAGCCAGCCGGGCGGCGGCTCAGACGAAGATCGAGTGAAGCATGGGTGA